From a region of the Flavobacterium sediminilitoris genome:
- a CDS encoding cellulose synthase family protein: MTYLILSYITLFFYSLSIILIFFYSLAQFNLLLNYLKNKKKNINESREKFDFTKESEIPYVTIQLPIFNEKYVVERLLKSISLLDYPKNKLEIQVLDDSTDDSVIQTKKFVEDYAKTGLNIQHIRRQNRVGYKAGALKEGLKIAKGEFIVIFDADFIPKQDWLLKTIPYFKNEKVGVVQTRWGHINRDFSILTKIQAFALDAHFTLEQVGRNSKQHFINFNGTAGAWRKTCIIDAGNWQSDTLTEDLDLSYRAQLKKWEFVYLEEIETPAELPAVLSAARSQQFRWNKGGAENFRKISQKVIAAHNIKLKTKFHGLLHLLNSSMFLCIFTMSVLSVPALFIKNHYPQLNVFFNIMAFFVITSILFFICYWYTFKNLRGGGLKSFLKYVSLFFTFYSIAMGFSFQNSIAVLEGLFGKKSEFVRTPKFNIEALKDKWRENVYLSKAISKNTIVEGLLMCYFLFGMYSAFVLDDFGLFPFHLMLLIGYGYVFIKSFKSA; this comes from the coding sequence ATGACATATTTAATACTTTCTTACATCACATTATTTTTTTATAGTCTTTCCATTATCTTAATTTTTTTCTATAGTTTGGCTCAGTTTAATTTGTTATTGAATTATCTGAAGAACAAGAAGAAAAATATAAATGAAAGCAGAGAAAAATTTGATTTTACTAAAGAATCTGAAATACCTTATGTGACAATTCAATTACCTATTTTTAATGAAAAATATGTAGTAGAAAGATTGTTGAAAAGTATTTCATTGTTAGATTATCCAAAGAATAAATTAGAAATTCAAGTTTTAGACGATTCTACAGACGATTCAGTTATTCAAACTAAAAAGTTTGTTGAAGATTATGCGAAAACAGGATTAAACATTCAACATATAAGAAGACAAAATAGAGTAGGATATAAAGCAGGAGCATTAAAAGAAGGCTTGAAAATAGCAAAAGGAGAATTCATCGTAATATTTGATGCTGATTTTATACCCAAACAAGACTGGTTATTAAAAACAATCCCATATTTTAAAAATGAAAAAGTAGGTGTTGTGCAAACACGTTGGGGACATATCAACAGAGACTTTTCAATCCTTACAAAAATACAAGCATTTGCTTTAGATGCTCACTTTACATTAGAACAAGTTGGACGTAATTCAAAACAACATTTTATCAATTTTAATGGAACAGCAGGTGCTTGGAGAAAAACCTGTATTATTGATGCTGGAAATTGGCAAAGCGATACATTAACAGAAGATTTAGATTTAAGTTATAGGGCACAATTAAAAAAATGGGAATTCGTTTATTTAGAAGAAATAGAAACTCCAGCAGAATTACCAGCCGTTTTAAGTGCTGCACGTTCGCAACAGTTTAGGTGGAATAAAGGAGGAGCAGAAAATTTCCGAAAGATATCTCAAAAAGTAATTGCAGCACATAATATAAAATTAAAAACAAAATTTCATGGATTATTACATTTGTTAAATAGCTCCATGTTTTTGTGTATTTTCACAATGTCTGTTTTAAGTGTTCCAGCCTTGTTTATAAAAAATCATTATCCTCAATTAAATGTTTTTTTTAATATAATGGCATTTTTTGTTATTACATCAATCCTTTTTTTTATTTGTTATTGGTATACATTTAAAAATTTACGTGGTGGTGGCTTAAAAAGTTTTTTAAAATATGTTTCATTGTTTTTTACTTTTTATTCTATTGCAATGGGATTTTCTTTTCAAAATTCAATAGCTGTTTTAGAAGGATTATTTGGCAAAAAAAGTGAGTTTGTTAGAACACCAAAATTTAATATTGAAGCTCTAAAAGACAAATGGAGAGAGAATGTTTATCTTTCTAAAGCAATCTCTAAAAACACTATTGTAGAAGGACTGTTAATGTGCTATTTTTTATTTGGAATGTACAGTGCTTTTGTCTTAGATGATTTTGGATTATTTCCTTTTCATTTAATGTTATTAATAGGTTATGGCTATGTGTTTATTAAATCATTCAAATCCGCATAG
- a CDS encoding glycosyltransferase family 2 protein gives MKNIKVIIPAYNEEKAIINVIKEIPEIVTEVIVVDNNSTDQTSKVAKEAGATVLFESRKGYGYACLKGLEYIKNSEDNVDIVVFLDGDYSDYPEELIKIVDPILNQNIDFVIGARVKKLRENGSMTPQQVFGNWLATFLMKLFFNANFSDLGPFRAIKYEKLVALQMEDKTYGWTVEMQLKALKQKLNYTEIPVRYKNRIGVSKVSGTVKGTVMAGVKIIGWILKYTFKK, from the coding sequence ATGAAAAATATTAAAGTAATTATACCTGCCTATAATGAAGAAAAGGCAATTATTAATGTTATAAAAGAAATTCCTGAAATTGTTACAGAAGTTATAGTAGTAGATAATAATTCTACAGACCAAACTTCAAAAGTAGCAAAAGAAGCAGGAGCAACTGTATTGTTTGAGTCTCGAAAAGGATATGGTTATGCATGTTTAAAAGGATTAGAATATATAAAAAACTCAGAAGACAATGTAGATATTGTTGTTTTTTTGGATGGTGATTATTCTGATTATCCTGAAGAGTTAATTAAAATTGTTGATCCAATTTTAAATCAAAATATAGACTTTGTAATAGGAGCTAGGGTTAAAAAACTTAGAGAAAATGGCTCAATGACACCGCAACAGGTTTTTGGAAACTGGTTAGCAACATTTCTAATGAAACTTTTTTTTAATGCTAATTTTTCAGATTTAGGTCCTTTTAGGGCTATTAAATATGAAAAATTAGTAGCTTTACAAATGGAAGATAAAACGTATGGATGGACAGTTGAAATGCAATTAAAAGCATTGAAACAAAAGTTGAATTATACGGAAATTCCCGTTCGATATAAAAACAGAATAGGGGTTTCAAAAGTTTCTGGAACCGTAAAAGGAACAGTAATGGCAGGTGTAAAAATAATAGGTTGGATACTAAAATATACCTTTAAAAAGTAA
- a CDS encoding 4Fe-4S binding protein yields MEKSTQNLAITATSTSINGLQKIGLFLGFSGLLVLALSFFNIEALNNSVWLTFSLLSITVGCIVYAKGLYANRPEGISNTGVFFSSLSFRGTVAWLIGIILTAFYVFLYWFPEYLGLGQNGASNTGIVAFFDPLSLFLNGNVASQWFVYGTLYCVAILGLGIKFMYKYRHNKYQLFRTGSVIFFQLGFAFLLPEILAKLNPSDAYYAKDLKNMWPLNYYFFDEWHVNNMLQGGNLGMFMLLSGLALIFIISPILTYFYGKRWYCSWVCGCGGLAETAGDSFRQLSSKKVSAWKFERWLIHLILVFSFVMTVAVIFTFLNNNPEKYLISKNQFIYFIVSFIGVFTFVLYKFKKNDLDTDAKFTIGSLLAIMVLVIVMNFYSGNHNIFFLDSYKLREWYGFAIGSAFSGVIGVGFYPILGNRVWCRFGCPMAAILGLQQRLFSRFRITTNGGQCISCGNCSTYCEMGIDVRSYAQKGENIVRSSCVGCGVCSAVCPRGVLKLENDSEKGRINSNEILLGNDVNLLDLLNTK; encoded by the coding sequence ATGGAAAAATCTACCCAAAATCTAGCAATTACAGCAACAAGTACATCAATTAATGGATTACAAAAAATAGGATTGTTTTTAGGTTTCTCCGGACTTCTAGTTTTAGCTTTAAGTTTTTTTAATATAGAAGCTTTAAACAATTCAGTTTGGTTGACTTTTTCTTTACTAAGTATTACTGTTGGATGCATTGTATATGCAAAAGGTTTATATGCTAATAGACCTGAAGGAATAAGTAATACAGGAGTGTTTTTTAGTAGTTTAAGTTTTAGAGGAACAGTAGCTTGGTTAATAGGAATTATTTTAACCGCATTCTATGTTTTTTTATATTGGTTTCCAGAATATTTAGGATTAGGGCAAAATGGAGCATCAAATACAGGGATTGTTGCGTTTTTTGATCCACTAAGCCTCTTTTTAAACGGAAACGTAGCAAGTCAATGGTTTGTTTATGGAACATTGTATTGCGTTGCTATACTAGGTTTAGGAATTAAATTTATGTATAAATACAGGCATAATAAATATCAATTATTTAGAACAGGTTCTGTAATATTTTTTCAATTAGGATTTGCTTTTCTTTTACCAGAAATATTAGCAAAACTGAATCCATCAGATGCTTATTATGCAAAAGATTTGAAAAACATGTGGCCTTTAAATTATTACTTTTTTGATGAATGGCATGTGAACAATATGTTACAAGGAGGCAATCTGGGAATGTTCATGTTATTATCAGGATTAGCCTTGATTTTTATTATTTCACCTATACTAACATATTTCTATGGTAAAAGATGGTATTGTTCATGGGTTTGTGGTTGTGGAGGATTAGCTGAAACGGCTGGAGATTCATTTCGTCAATTATCAAGTAAGAAAGTCTCAGCATGGAAATTCGAAAGATGGCTAATTCATCTAATTTTGGTATTTTCTTTTGTAATGACTGTGGCTGTTATTTTTACTTTTTTAAATAATAATCCAGAAAAATATTTAATTTCTAAAAACCAATTCATCTACTTTATCGTATCTTTTATAGGAGTCTTCACTTTTGTGTTATACAAATTCAAAAAGAATGATTTAGATACTGATGCAAAGTTTACAATAGGGTCATTATTAGCCATTATGGTATTAGTAATAGTAATGAATTTTTATTCAGGAAATCATAATATATTCTTTTTAGATAGTTATAAATTGCGTGAGTGGTATGGTTTTGCAATAGGTTCAGCTTTTAGTGGTGTAATAGGTGTTGGATTTTATCCAATATTAGGAAATAGAGTATGGTGTCGCTTTGGTTGTCCAATGGCAGCAATTTTAGGACTACAACAACGATTATTTTCTCGATTTAGAATTACAACAAATGGAGGACAATGTATTTCTTGTGGAAATTGTTCAACATATTGTGAAATGGGAATAGATGTTAGATCGTATGCTCAAAAAGGTGAAAATATAGTACGCTCTTCTTGTGTAGGATGTGGAGTTTGTTCCGCAGTTTGTCCAAGAGGAGTATTAAAACTAGAAAATGATTCCGAAAAAGGAAGAATTAATTCTAACGAAATCTTATTAGGTAACGATGTTAATCTATTAGATTTATTAAATACTAAATAA
- a CDS encoding toxin-antitoxin system YwqK family antitoxin: MKTFILIITLLFALNTEQHYVKNYYSNGKMKEEGWMNNGKKCKYWFYYYENGNTKQEGHYENNKKVNWWIYYDKNGEVLKKTEYKNNVPNGFSIIYRDGDVVKAEKYSVGKKIKEWHSIAEFRRDNPNF; encoded by the coding sequence ATGAAAACCTTTATTTTAATTATAACTTTACTATTTGCTTTAAACACAGAACAACATTATGTGAAAAATTATTATTCTAATGGGAAAATGAAAGAAGAAGGATGGATGAATAATGGGAAAAAATGCAAGTATTGGTTTTATTATTATGAGAATGGGAATACAAAACAAGAAGGGCATTATGAAAATAATAAAAAAGTGAATTGGTGGATTTATTATGATAAAAATGGAGAAGTACTAAAGAAAACAGAATATAAAAATAATGTTCCAAATGGATTTTCAATAATATATAGAGATGGAGATGTTGTGAAAGCAGAAAAATATTCTGTTGGGAAAAAAATTAAAGAATGGCATTCAATTGCCGAATTTAGAAGGGATAACCCTAATTTTTAA